In the genome of Polaribacter sp. MED152, one region contains:
- a CDS encoding GNAT family N-acetyltransferase: MTSEDFIIREIQPKDDAALAKVIREVILEMGAPKVGTAYEDKATDNMYQQYQKPTSIYYVVTHNNKVVGGAGIAQLDNFEGSTCELQKMYFLPIARGKGLGSKLIKQCLDKAKDLGFTNCYLETLPYMQAAVKLYKRNGFINLEKPMGNTAHYNCNVWMIKDI, translated from the coding sequence ATGACAAGTGAAGATTTTATCATTAGAGAAATTCAACCTAAGGATGATGCTGCTTTAGCTAAAGTTATTCGTGAAGTAATTTTAGAAATGGGTGCTCCAAAAGTTGGTACAGCCTATGAAGATAAAGCTACAGATAACATGTATCAACAATATCAAAAACCTACAAGTATTTACTATGTTGTTACTCATAACAATAAAGTAGTTGGTGGTGCTGGTATTGCACAGTTAGATAATTTTGAAGGCAGCACTTGCGAATTACAAAAAATGTACTTTTTACCAATTGCTAGAGGTAAAGGTCTTGGTTCTAAATTAATTAAGCAATGTTTAGACAAAGCTAAAGACTTGGGGTTTACCAATTGTTATTTAGAAACCCTACCTTACATGCAAGCAGCTGTAAAACTTTACAAAAGAAATGGTTTTATTAATTTAGAAAAACCAATGGGAAATACTGCCCATTACAATTGTAATGTGTGGATGATTAAAGATATATAA
- a CDS encoding HAD-IA family hydrolase — protein sequence MIKNIIFDFGDIFINLDKQGTYKAMAELGVTEISQEMIQVYHNYEKGLISTDEFIRFYEDKVNLKREDLINAWNAVLLDFPESRLKFIQELAQSKKYRLFLLSNTNDLHIKWIQNSVGAAFYNQFKSSFEQFYLSHEIHFRKPDAEIYEFVLQQNNLVAKETLFVDDLKENTDSAHQLGIHVWNLDPSKEEVSELFTKNTIL from the coding sequence ATGATTAAAAATATAATTTTTGACTTTGGTGATATTTTTATCAACCTAGATAAACAAGGCACATATAAAGCTATGGCTGAGTTAGGAGTTACAGAGATTTCTCAAGAAATGATTCAGGTATATCATAACTACGAAAAAGGATTAATTTCTACGGATGAATTTATTCGGTTTTACGAAGACAAGGTAAATTTAAAAAGAGAAGACTTGATTAATGCTTGGAATGCTGTTTTGTTAGACTTTCCAGAAAGCAGATTAAAATTTATTCAGGAATTAGCGCAAAGTAAAAAGTACAGACTATTCTTACTTAGTAATACGAATGATTTGCATATTAAATGGATTCAAAATTCAGTAGGTGCTGCATTTTACAATCAATTTAAAAGTAGTTTCGAGCAATTTTATTTGTCTCATGAAATACATTTTAGAAAGCCAGATGCTGAGATTTATGAATTTGTATTGCAACAAAATAATTTAGTAGCAAAAGAAACATTATTTGTAGATGATTTAAAAGAAAACACAGACTCAGCACATCAATTAGGTATTCATGTTTGGAATTTAGATCCTAGTAAAGAAGAGGTTTCTGAGCTATTCACTAAAAACACTATTCTTTGA
- the ribD gene encoding bifunctional diaminohydroxyphosphoribosylaminopyrimidine deaminase/5-amino-6-(5-phosphoribosylamino)uracil reductase RibD, producing MQIAKNGIGVTRPNPSVGAVIVHQNKIIAEGFTSNYGGNHAEVNAIIAVKDKSLLKEATIYVTLEPCSHYGKTPPCADLIIKHKLKKVVIGTLDTNSLVAGKGVERIEKAGIDVKVGVLEEKCKKHHKRFFTSQNKKRPYVILKWATSQDGFIAPLKKEVQKPIWISNQYSQQLVHKLRSKEHAILVGTNTAIADNPKLNVRSWSGNNPIRVVLDKSLRIENNLNIYDNSVKTIFITEKEVHNCGDESNIIFEKIDFKQKIAEQVLAVLQKHNIQSVIIEGGTQTLQTFIDENLWDEAFVFTGDVCLNDGIKAPVFGGQIIHQQEIKNDTLKIYKND from the coding sequence TTGCAAATTGCTAAAAATGGCATTGGAGTTACAAGGCCAAATCCTAGTGTGGGTGCTGTAATTGTGCATCAAAACAAAATTATTGCAGAAGGTTTTACTTCTAATTATGGAGGAAATCATGCAGAAGTAAATGCAATAATTGCTGTAAAAGATAAAAGTTTGTTGAAAGAAGCAACAATTTATGTGACTTTAGAGCCTTGTTCTCACTATGGAAAAACGCCACCTTGTGCAGACCTAATCATCAAACACAAATTGAAAAAGGTGGTAATTGGTACTTTAGATACCAATAGTTTAGTAGCTGGCAAAGGAGTAGAAAGGATAGAAAAAGCAGGAATTGATGTTAAAGTTGGTGTTTTAGAAGAAAAGTGTAAAAAACATCATAAAAGATTTTTTACCAGTCAAAATAAGAAAAGACCATATGTTATTTTAAAATGGGCAACCTCTCAAGATGGTTTTATTGCTCCGTTAAAAAAAGAAGTTCAAAAACCAATTTGGATTTCTAATCAATATTCTCAACAATTGGTGCATAAATTAAGAAGCAAAGAGCATGCAATATTGGTAGGCACTAATACTGCAATAGCAGATAATCCTAAATTAAATGTTAGGTCTTGGTCTGGGAATAATCCTATTCGCGTTGTTCTCGATAAAAGTTTAAGAATTGAAAATAATTTAAACATATATGATAATAGTGTAAAAACTATTTTCATTACAGAAAAAGAGGTTCATAATTGTGGCGATGAAAGTAATATTATTTTTGAAAAAATAGATTTCAAACAAAAAATCGCTGAGCAAGTACTAGCTGTTTTACAGAAACACAACATACAATCTGTAATTATTGAAGGTGGTACACAAACCTTACAAACTTTCATAGACGAAAATTTGTGGGATGAAGCCTTTGTTTTTACTGGTGATGTTTGCTTAAATGATGGTATAAAAGCACCTGTTTTCGGGGGGCAAATTATTCATCAACAAGAAATAAAAAATGATACTTTAAAGATATATAAGAATGATTAA